A window of the Lactuca sativa cultivar Salinas chromosome 5, Lsat_Salinas_v11, whole genome shotgun sequence genome harbors these coding sequences:
- the LOC111897515 gene encoding pollen receptor-like kinase 4: MACFRPPYWLPLLLILLSLTWSPVTSDEQDPARLIKFRGSLTNVGELSNWNDTVPPCNGLKENWNGVICDKNGNVFGLQLENMGLGGTIDMDTLAEVTSIRTLSFINNSFEGSIPNVGKIGALHGVFLSYNKFSGEIGGDAFSGMSDLRKVEMGNNGFTGKIPISLTQLPILVDLQLQNNAFEGEIPDFEQKDLIVNFANNKLDGSIPNGLNNQDPKSFAGNDVCGKPLSPCKVKKKPNKRKIIIIGIASLLAVLAIITILLLVLRRRKPKNKYTNQQLTKPDKKNTYKANGTEIQMHNKQETYKRTDNGGKLHFVRTDREKFELEDLLRASADVLGSGSFGSSYKAMLAGGVEVVVKRFKEMSNAGKEDFYAHMRLLGSLSHPNLLPLVAFYYKKDEKLLITDFAVNGSLASHLHVKRRPDEPGLNWATRLKIIKGVARGLDYLYHELPRLSLPHGHLKSSNVLLDDTFNPLLADYALIPVINKEHAQQLMVAYKSPEFTQHERTTKKTDVWCLGILILEMLTGKFPGNYMDQGKGGKPDLGTWVNSVVREEWTGEVFDKDMKETKNGEGEMLKLLKIGMCCCEWDVTRRWDIKEAIEKIEELKEREEDEEYSSYASEGDAYSSRAMDEDNFSFSVTS; encoded by the exons ATGGCATGTTTCAGGCCACCGTATTGGCTTCCACTCCTCTTGATTCTCCTTTCACTAACATGGTCACCAGTTACATCCGACGAACAAGACCCTGCAAGGCTAATAAAGTTCAGAGGCTCACTCACCAACGTCGGGGAACTGAGCAACTGGAACGATACTGTTCCACCATGCAATGGTTTGAAAGAAAACTGGAATGGAGTGATCTGTGATAAAAATGGAAATGTGTTTGGGTTGCAGCTCGAGAACATGGGTTTAGGAGGGACGATAGATATGGACACGTTGGCTGAGGTAACAAGTATCCGAACGTTAAGTTTCATTAATAATAGCTTTGAGGGCTCAATCCCTAACGTGGGTAAAATTGGCGCGTTGCATGGGGTTTTCCTCTCGTATAACAAGTTTTCTGGGGAGATAGGAGGTGACGCTTTTTCGGGAATGAGTGACTTGAGGAAAGTTGAAATGGGGAATAATGGTTTCACGGGTAAAATTCCAATATCTCTTACACAGTTGCCAATCCTTGTGGATTTGCAGCTTCAAAACAACGCGTTTGAAGGAGAGATACCAGATTTTGAGCAGAAAGATCTGATAGTGAACTTTGCAAACAATAAACTTGATGGTTCAATACCTAATGGGCTCAACAACCAGGATCCAAAGTCATTTGCAG GAAACGACGTTTGTGGTAAACCTCTAAGCCCCTGTAAGGTAAAAAAGAAGCCAAACAAGCGAAAGATCATCATCATCGGTATTGCATCCCTTCTTGCAGTATTGGCCATCATTACCATACTCTTATTGGTCTTGCGTAGAAGGAAACCCAAAAACAAGTACACAAACCAGCAACTCACAAAGCCCGACAAAAAGAATACTTACAAGGCGAATGGAACTGAAATCCAGATGCACAACAAGCAAGAAACTTACAAAAGAACTGACAATGGTGGGAAGCTTCACTTTGTAAGAACCGATAGAGAAAAATTCGAGTTGGAAGACCTTCTTCGTGCCTCGGCTGATGTTTTAGGAAGCGGGAGTTTTGGATCTTCATACAAGGCGATGCTTGCGGGAGGAGTTGAAGTAGTTGTCAAGAGATTCAAGGAAATGAGCAATGCTGGCAAAGAAGACTTTTATGCACATATGAGATTGTTAGGAAGCTTGTCACACCCGAATTTGCTACCTCTTGTGGCTTTCTACTACAAGAAAGATGAAAAGCTTTTGATCACTGATTTTGCTGTAAATGGTAGCTTGGCTAGTCATCTTCATG TCAAACGGAGACCTGATGAACCAGGATTGAATTGGGCGACACGGCTAAAAATAATCAAAGGTGTAGCACGAGGGCTTGATTATCTTTACCACGAGCTTCCTCGTTTGTCGCTACCTCATGGTCACCTAAAATCGTCTAATGTCCTTCTTGACGACACTTTCAATCCCCTTCTAGCAGACTATGCTCTAATACCCGTTATAAACAAGGAACACGCACAACAACTCATGGTGGCGTACAAGTCCCCAGAATTTACTCAACACGAACGCACTACAAAGAAAACAGACGTGTGGTGCCTTGGGATCTTGATACTAGAGATGCTTACAGGGAAATTTCCAGGAAACTATATGGACCAAGGTAAGGGTGGCAAACCGGATCTTGGGACATGGGTGAACTCTGTGGTGAGGGAAGAATGGACGGGTGAGGTTTTTGATAAAGACATGAAAGAGACAAAGAATGGCGAGGGTGAGATGCTGAAGCTGTTGAAGATTGGGATGTGCTGCTGTGAGTGGGATGTCACGAGGAGGTGGGATATAAAAGAGGCGATTGAGAAGATAGAGGAGTTAAAGGAGAGGGAAGAGGATGAAGAGTACTCATCTTATGCAAGTGAAGGAGACGCTTACTCTTCAAGAGCCATGGATGAAGATAACTTTTCTTTCTCGGTTACGAGTTAA